Proteins from one Peromyscus eremicus chromosome 8a, PerEre_H2_v1, whole genome shotgun sequence genomic window:
- the Tlcd1 gene encoding TLC domain-containing protein 1, whose product MHLLLHPAWPLLLGATLTFRALRRALCRLPLPAHVRTDPLRTWRWHNLLVSFTHSIVSGIWALLCIWQTPEMLVEIETAWSLSGYLLVCFSAGYFIHDTVDIVVSKQTRASWEYLVHHVMAMGAFFSGIFWKSFVGGGVLTLLVEVSNIFLTLRMMMKINNAQDHLLYRVNKYVNLVMYFFFRLAPQVYLTKFFLQYAGQRTLGTFLLVILLMLDLMILTYFSRLLRSDFCPQHAPSRQHKDKFLTE is encoded by the exons ATGCACCTACTGTTGCACCCCGCCTGGCCGCTGCTCCTGGGCGCCACGCTGACCTTCCGGGCACTCCGGCGCGCGCTCTGTCGCCTGCCCCTGCCTGCTCACGTGCGCACCGACCCCCTGCGCACCTGGCGTTGGCACAACCTTCTCGTCTCCTTCACCCACTCCATTGTATCAGGGATCTGGGCACTGCTGTG CATATGGCAAACCCCTGAAATGCTGGTGGAGATTGAGACGGCGTGGTCACTTTCTGGCTATTTGCTTGTTTGCTTCTCTGCAG GATACTTCATCCACGACACGGTGGACATTGTGGTTAGCAAACAGACTCGAGCTTCTTGGGAATACCTTGTTCATCATGTCATG GCTATGGGTGCCTTCTTCTCTGGTATCTTTTGGAAAAGCTTTGTTGGTGGTGGCGTCTTGACGCTCCTGGTGGAAGTCAGCAACATTTTCCTCACCCTAAGGATGATGATGAAAATCAACAACGCCCAGGACCATCTCCTCTACCGGGTCAACAAGTATGTCAACTTGGTCATGTACTTTTTCTTCCGCCTGGCCCCTCAGGTCTACCTCACCAAGTTCTTCCTGCAGTATGCTGGCCAGAGGACCCTGGGAACATTTTTGTTGGTCATTCTGCTCATGTTGGACTTGATGATTCTCACTTACTTTTCCCGCCTTCTCCGCTCCGATTTCTGCCCTCAACATGCTCCCAGCCGCCAACACAAAGACAAATTCTTGACTGAATGA